From Selenomonas sp. AB3002, one genomic window encodes:
- the aroH gene encoding chorismate mutase, which yields MRGLRGATTAPVDDKEAIWHAAKVLMEELLKKNDISAEAIGAAIFSMTEDLTAAFPSTGVRSLPGFDLVPLFDARQCAIEGSLPRCIRVLLLIDTDKGQQELCHVYQEGAVALRPDLAK from the coding sequence ATGCGTGGCCTGCGGGGAGCGACAACTGCTCCTGTTGATGACAAGGAAGCAATCTGGCATGCCGCCAAAGTCCTGATGGAGGAACTCCTGAAGAAGAATGATATTTCTGCGGAGGCTATCGGGGCGGCTATCTTTTCCATGACGGAAGATCTGACGGCGGCATTCCCTTCCACGGGGGTGCGGAGCCTGCCGGGCTTTGACCTGGTGCCGCTCTTTGATGCACGCCAGTGTGCCATTGAGGGCAGCCTCCCAAGGTGCATCAGGGTGCTCCTGCTCATAGACACTGACAAGGGTCAGCAAGAGCTCTGCCATGTTTATCAGGAAGGCGCAGTAGCCCTGCGTCCTGATCTGGCGAAATAA
- the tkt gene encoding transketolase encodes MANLDTTCVNAIRVLAADAVQRANSGHPGLPLGSAAMAYELWAKHMNHNGKNPKWANRDRFILSGGHGSTLLYSLLHFFGYGLTMEDMRNFRQDGSLTPGHPEYGHTVGVEATTGPLGAGMGMAVGMAMAEAHLSAKFNKPGFPVVDHYTFVLGGDGCMMEGISSEAFSLAGTLGLSKLIVLYDSNNISIEGSTDIAFTENVQARMAAFGFQTITVEDGNDLEAIGKAIEEAKADKEHPSFITVKTQIGYGCPAKQGKASAHGEPLGDENVKALKETLGWPEPDKTFNIPQEVYDHYKEVAKKGEEAEAAWNKLFADYCAKFPEMKELWDKFHAPVDAMSLLNDKDFWAVEDKPVATRACSGTMINRLKDLLPNLIGGSADLAPSNKTEMKGAGDFAKGSYDGRNLHFGVREFAMAAIANGITLHGGLRTYIGTFFVFSDYTKPMMRLAALMNIPVTYVFTHDSIGVGEDGPTHEPIEQLAMLRSLPNVNVFRPADMAETAAGWCLAVTAESTPTALVLTRQNLPQLAGSGKAALRGAYVISEAKNPEKMDGILIATGSEVSLAIDAQAELAKDNIDVRVVSMPCMDLFEQQTPSYKEEILPKAVRARVAVEALSDFGWGRYVGLDGATVCMHGFGASAPANLLFEKFGFTKEHVADVMKEVLKK; translated from the coding sequence TTGGCTAATCTCGACACCACCTGCGTCAATGCAATCCGTGTGCTGGCAGCTGATGCTGTGCAGAGGGCAAATTCCGGTCACCCGGGCCTGCCTCTGGGCAGCGCTGCCATGGCTTATGAGCTGTGGGCAAAGCACATGAATCATAACGGCAAGAACCCCAAGTGGGCCAATCGTGACCGTTTCATCCTGTCTGGCGGCCATGGCTCCACGCTGCTCTACTCCCTGCTGCATTTCTTCGGCTACGGCCTCACCATGGAGGATATGCGCAACTTCCGTCAGGACGGCTCTTTGACTCCGGGCCATCCCGAGTATGGCCATACCGTAGGCGTTGAAGCTACCACCGGTCCTCTGGGTGCTGGCATGGGCATGGCTGTGGGCATGGCTATGGCTGAGGCACATCTGTCTGCCAAGTTCAACAAGCCCGGCTTCCCCGTGGTTGACCACTACACCTTTGTGCTGGGCGGCGACGGCTGCATGATGGAGGGCATCTCCTCCGAGGCTTTCTCCCTGGCTGGCACCCTGGGCCTGTCCAAGCTGATTGTGCTCTATGATAGCAACAACATCTCCATCGAGGGTTCCACGGATATCGCCTTCACTGAGAATGTCCAGGCACGCATGGCTGCTTTCGGCTTCCAGACCATCACTGTGGAAGACGGCAATGACCTTGAAGCCATCGGCAAGGCCATCGAGGAGGCCAAGGCTGACAAGGAGCATCCTTCCTTCATTACCGTGAAGACTCAGATCGGCTATGGCTGCCCCGCCAAGCAGGGCAAGGCCAGCGCTCACGGCGAGCCCCTGGGCGATGAGAACGTGAAGGCTCTGAAGGAAACTCTTGGCTGGCCTGAGCCGGACAAGACCTTCAACATTCCCCAGGAGGTCTATGATCACTACAAGGAAGTGGCAAAGAAGGGCGAGGAGGCTGAGGCTGCCTGGAACAAGCTCTTCGCTGACTACTGCGCCAAGTTCCCCGAGATGAAGGAGCTTTGGGATAAGTTCCACGCACCGGTGGATGCTATGTCCCTGCTGAACGACAAGGATTTCTGGGCTGTGGAAGACAAGCCGGTGGCTACCCGCGCTTGCTCCGGCACCATGATCAACCGCCTGAAGGACCTGCTGCCCAACCTCATCGGCGGCAGCGCTGACCTGGCTCCTTCCAACAAGACGGAAATGAAGGGCGCCGGCGACTTTGCCAAGGGCAGCTACGATGGACGCAACCTGCACTTCGGTGTCCGTGAGTTCGCCATGGCAGCCATTGCCAACGGCATCACCCTCCACGGCGGCCTGCGCACCTATATCGGCACCTTCTTCGTGTTCAGCGATTACACCAAGCCCATGATGCGCCTGGCAGCTCTGATGAACATCCCTGTGACCTATGTCTTCACCCACGACAGCATCGGCGTAGGCGAGGATGGCCCCACCCATGAGCCCATCGAGCAGCTGGCTATGTTGCGCTCCCTGCCCAACGTGAATGTGTTCCGTCCCGCTGATATGGCTGAGACCGCTGCCGGCTGGTGCCTGGCTGTCACCGCCGAGAGCACTCCCACGGCTCTGGTGCTGACCCGTCAGAACCTGCCCCAGCTGGCTGGCTCCGGCAAGGCAGCTCTCCGCGGCGCTTACGTCATTTCCGAGGCCAAGAACCCCGAGAAGATGGACGGCATCCTCATCGCTACCGGCTCCGAGGTCAGCCTGGCCATCGATGCTCAGGCAGAGCTTGCCAAGGACAACATCGACGTCCGCGTGGTTTCCATGCCCTGCATGGATCTCTTCGAGCAGCAGACTCCCAGCTACAAGGAGGAAATCCTGCCCAAGGCTGTGCGCGCCCGCGTGGCCGTGGAGGCTCTCTCCGACTTCGGCTGGGGCCGCTATGTAGGCCTGGACGGCGCTACTGTCTGCATGCACGGCTTCGGCGCTTCCGCTCCTGCTAACCTGCTCTTCGAGAAGTTCGGCTTCACCAAGGAGCATGTGGCTGATGTGATGAAGGAAGTATTGAAGAAGTAA
- a CDS encoding undecaprenyl-diphosphate phosphatase, with the protein MDLSIIELVKVVILGVVEGLTEWLPVSSTGHMILVDEFIKLDVDKKFMDMFLVVIQLGAILAVVVLNFERLNPFSSWKTRQEKRETIDLWMKVVVACVPAAVIGLAFNDYMEEHFMNAPVVAFTLIFYGVLFIVIENYNKRRRPRVNRLERLDYKTALIIGMFQVLSLVPGTSRSGSTIIGGILFGTSRYVATEFTFFLAIPVMFGASFLKLVKFGFHYTGAEMLILVLGMATAFVVSIASIKFLLQYIKTNDFKAFGWYRIALGIVVLAYLFLVGDPTADNI; encoded by the coding sequence TTGGATTTAAGTATCATAGAGCTTGTCAAGGTAGTCATCCTCGGCGTCGTGGAGGGCCTGACGGAGTGGCTGCCGGTGTCCAGCACGGGCCACATGATCCTGGTGGATGAGTTCATCAAGCTGGATGTGGATAAGAAGTTCATGGATATGTTCCTGGTGGTGATCCAGCTGGGGGCAATCCTGGCGGTAGTGGTGCTGAACTTTGAACGGCTGAATCCCTTTTCTTCCTGGAAGACCAGGCAGGAGAAGCGTGAGACCATCGACCTGTGGATGAAGGTGGTTGTGGCCTGCGTGCCCGCCGCTGTCATCGGCCTGGCTTTCAATGACTACATGGAAGAGCATTTCATGAATGCCCCTGTGGTGGCCTTTACCCTGATCTTTTACGGCGTGCTCTTCATTGTCATCGAGAATTACAACAAGCGCCGCCGTCCCCGGGTGAACAGGCTGGAACGCCTTGATTACAAGACGGCGCTGATCATCGGCATGTTCCAGGTGCTTTCCCTGGTGCCGGGCACCAGCCGCAGCGGTTCCACCATCATCGGCGGCATCCTCTTTGGTACCAGCCGCTATGTGGCCACGGAGTTCACTTTCTTCCTGGCCATTCCCGTGATGTTCGGGGCCAGCTTCCTGAAGCTGGTGAAGTTCGGCTTTCACTATACCGGTGCAGAAATGCTGATCTTGGTGCTGGGCATGGCCACGGCCTTCGTGGTGTCCATCGCTTCCATCAAGTTCCTGCTTCAGTATATCAAGACCAATGACTTCAAGGCCTTTGGCTGGTACCGCATTGCCCTTGGCATTGTAGTGCTGGCGTACCTGTTCCTGGTGGGGGATCCTACCGCAGACAATATTTGA
- the pth gene encoding aminoacyl-tRNA hydrolase, producing the protein MKVIVGLGNPGREYAQTKHNVGFMLLDALAEKMGITDWQSKFDALIAEGRMGTEKILLVKPQTYMNESGRAVGPLMNWYKLMPEQLIVAHDDMDIPAGTIRIRKKGSAGGHNGIKSVLAHLGDENFSRVRIGIGRPLPGWTVINHVLAPFQEEDVPKIKEAIQYLLPAVECIVTEDTDKAMNLYNPKKVKKQKQKAEPEKQESKEAQEGGAA; encoded by the coding sequence ATGAAAGTTATCGTAGGCCTTGGCAATCCCGGCCGGGAGTATGCCCAGACCAAGCATAATGTGGGCTTCATGCTGTTGGATGCCCTGGCAGAAAAAATGGGCATTACCGATTGGCAGTCAAAGTTTGATGCCCTGATTGCCGAGGGGCGCATGGGTACGGAGAAAATCCTGCTGGTGAAGCCCCAGACCTATATGAACGAAAGCGGCAGGGCAGTAGGCCCCTTGATGAACTGGTACAAGCTCATGCCGGAACAGCTTATTGTGGCCCACGACGATATGGATATCCCCGCTGGTACCATTCGCATCCGCAAGAAGGGCAGTGCCGGGGGGCACAATGGCATCAAGTCTGTACTTGCCCATCTGGGGGATGAAAATTTCAGCCGGGTGAGGATTGGCATCGGCAGGCCTCTGCCCGGCTGGACGGTGATAAACCATGTGCTGGCGCCCTTCCAGGAGGAAGATGTGCCGAAGATCAAGGAAGCTATCCAGTACCTGCTGCCTGCGGTGGAGTGCATAGTCACAGAGGATACTGACAAGGCCATGAACCTTTACAATCCCAAGAAGGTGAAGAAGCAGAAGCAAAAGGCTGAGCCGGAGAAGCAGGAAAGCAAGGAAGCACAGGAAGGGGGAGCAGCATGA
- a CDS encoding radical SAM protein, which produces MSDIITAVYADEEGNILDAPGLRGMGRTGSTNVELKPEDLIPLPESADLMLLPGHQAVGMTAEGEVLPIAGQAVSAILPAGFTRLFLPAYEREEGAERLPLYGYTAVVVYKDELYCAAFYTDENDKWDPVHYNTAELKKLVKRTKKDLPNNRIVEQVAGCSLNWHCCTAQNLFYRRWECGIPTSPVCNANCFGCISLQPAECCPSPQSRITFRPTPEEIAEVGIYHLTVAPDGIISFGQGCEGEPSLAADNIAAGIKLIRAKTTKGQINMNSNVGWTEGVKKIIDAGLDSLRVSIISARPEGYDAYYRASYHLENVKESIAYALEKGVYVSLNLLYFPGYNDREEELAAWQEFFRELPVQMIQVRNLNIDPDAFLAIMPEAKGKAVGTRKFLETLKAEFPQLVIGSFSHYVEG; this is translated from the coding sequence ATGAGTGATATCATCACGGCGGTGTACGCTGACGAGGAAGGAAATATCCTGGATGCACCGGGACTGAGGGGCATGGGGCGTACTGGCAGCACCAATGTGGAGCTGAAGCCTGAGGATTTGATACCTCTGCCGGAGAGTGCTGACCTGATGCTCCTGCCCGGCCATCAGGCCGTGGGCATGACGGCTGAAGGGGAAGTGCTGCCCATTGCGGGACAGGCGGTGTCTGCCATCCTGCCTGCAGGCTTCACCCGCCTGTTCCTGCCCGCGTACGAGAGGGAAGAGGGGGCAGAGCGCCTGCCCCTCTATGGCTATACAGCGGTGGTGGTTTACAAGGATGAGCTTTACTGCGCCGCCTTCTACACCGATGAAAATGATAAGTGGGACCCGGTGCATTACAATACGGCAGAGCTTAAGAAACTGGTGAAGCGCACCAAAAAGGACCTGCCCAACAATCGCATTGTGGAGCAGGTGGCAGGGTGCTCCCTCAACTGGCACTGCTGTACTGCCCAGAATCTTTTCTACCGTCGCTGGGAGTGCGGCATTCCCACCTCTCCTGTATGCAATGCCAACTGCTTTGGCTGCATTTCCCTGCAGCCTGCAGAGTGCTGCCCTTCTCCCCAGAGCCGCATCACCTTCCGGCCTACCCCGGAGGAGATAGCAGAGGTAGGCATCTACCACCTGACAGTGGCCCCGGACGGCATCATCAGCTTCGGCCAGGGCTGTGAGGGAGAGCCCAGCCTGGCAGCAGATAATATCGCTGCAGGCATCAAGCTGATTCGCGCCAAGACCACCAAGGGTCAGATCAATATGAATTCCAACGTAGGCTGGACTGAGGGCGTGAAGAAAATCATTGATGCAGGCCTCGACAGCCTGCGGGTTTCCATCATCAGCGCCCGCCCCGAAGGCTACGATGCCTACTACCGGGCCAGCTACCATCTGGAAAATGTCAAGGAGTCCATTGCCTACGCTCTGGAGAAGGGCGTCTATGTCTCCCTGAATCTCCTCTACTTCCCCGGCTACAACGACAGGGAAGAGGAACTGGCCGCCTGGCAGGAGTTCTTCCGTGAGCTGCCAGTGCAGATGATACAGGTGAGGAACCTCAACATAGACCCGGACGCTTTCCTGGCTATCATGCCTGAGGCCAAAGGCAAGGCTGTGGGTACCAGGAAATTCCTGGAAACCCTCAAAGCCGAGTTCCCCCAGCTGGTTATTGGCAGCTTCAGTCATTACGTGGAAGGTTAA
- a CDS encoding CarD family transcriptional regulator has product MLHVGDKVVYPMHGAGVIAGIENCEVLGEGKSYYVLQMPLGNMKVMIPTDNVDNIGLRDIISEDKVGEVKDVLEDKPEKASGSWNRRFHANLDRMKTGNICDVAAVARNLILQDRQRKVSSGERRLMDLARQILISELVYACDKTPDEVEGWVDDILDKNVYTH; this is encoded by the coding sequence TTGTTGCATGTAGGTGACAAGGTGGTCTACCCGATGCACGGCGCGGGGGTTATTGCAGGCATTGAGAATTGCGAGGTCCTCGGCGAAGGAAAATCTTATTATGTCCTCCAAATGCCATTAGGCAACATGAAAGTGATGATTCCAACCGATAATGTGGACAACATCGGTCTGCGAGACATTATTTCAGAGGATAAGGTAGGTGAGGTCAAAGACGTGCTGGAGGACAAGCCGGAGAAGGCCTCAGGCAGCTGGAACAGACGTTTCCACGCGAACCTCGACCGCATGAAAACCGGCAATATCTGTGATGTGGCCGCAGTGGCACGCAACCTCATACTGCAAGACCGCCAGCGCAAAGTATCAAGCGGCGAACGCCGCCTGATGGATCTAGCCAGGCAAATCCTCATCAGCGAACTCGTTTATGCTTGTGACAAGACACCAGATGAAGTAGAGGGCTGGGTGGACGACATCTTGGATAAGAACGTCTACACGCATTGA
- a CDS encoding PIN/TRAM domain-containing protein yields the protein MLDRVLRFFIVSFLAIAGGALFHLLAPVLTDFLSTEVLKTDLGIFKLTLASLLCLLTGAILGGIIGFLFSPYLIRQLKRFSTWVEQQLSKMPIHDVIAGAVGLSIGLIIANLLGYSFAKIPLIGDYIPVIFSIVLGYLGIHITIKKRQELAGLFDFFPKLLKELAKNREAKQNAAKPAAVPAELPAGKDYKLLDTSVIIDGRIADICETGFIEGTLLIPVFVLEELQHIADSADQLKRVRGRRGLDILAKIRGESKKLKVEVTNVDYDDITEVDSKLVRLGQEVGGKIITNDFNLNKVAQLRGVEVLNINELSNAVKPVVIPGETMVVSIVKSGKEQGQGVAYLDDGTMIVVENGQRHIGETLEVEVTSALQTAAGRMIFAKPKH from the coding sequence ATGCTAGACAGGGTACTCAGGTTCTTCATTGTGTCTTTCCTGGCTATAGCAGGCGGGGCGCTGTTTCATCTTTTGGCTCCCGTTCTGACGGATTTTCTAAGCACAGAGGTACTGAAGACTGACTTGGGAATCTTCAAGCTGACGCTGGCAAGTCTCCTGTGCCTGCTCACAGGTGCTATTCTGGGCGGCATCATAGGTTTCCTGTTCTCTCCGTACCTTATCCGGCAGCTCAAAAGGTTTTCTACCTGGGTGGAGCAGCAGCTTAGCAAGATGCCCATCCACGATGTGATTGCCGGGGCTGTGGGACTTTCTATCGGACTCATTATTGCTAATCTCCTAGGTTATTCCTTTGCCAAGATTCCCCTTATCGGTGATTATATCCCGGTAATCTTCAGCATTGTGCTGGGCTATCTTGGCATCCATATCACCATCAAAAAGCGTCAGGAACTGGCGGGGCTTTTCGACTTCTTCCCCAAGCTCTTGAAGGAGCTGGCCAAGAACCGGGAGGCCAAGCAAAATGCTGCCAAGCCTGCAGCAGTGCCGGCAGAGCTGCCAGCGGGCAAGGATTACAAGCTCCTTGACACCTCTGTCATCATTGACGGCCGCATTGCCGATATCTGTGAAACCGGCTTCATTGAAGGAACGCTGCTGATTCCCGTGTTTGTGCTGGAGGAACTGCAGCATATTGCCGATTCCGCTGACCAGCTCAAGCGGGTGCGGGGACGCCGGGGATTGGATATCCTGGCCAAGATTCGCGGCGAGTCCAAGAAGCTCAAGGTAGAGGTCACCAATGTGGACTATGATGACATCACAGAGGTGGACTCCAAGCTGGTGCGTCTGGGGCAGGAAGTGGGCGGCAAGATCATCACCAACGACTTCAACCTGAACAAGGTAGCCCAGCTCAGAGGCGTGGAGGTGCTCAATATCAACGAGCTCTCCAATGCCGTGAAGCCTGTGGTCATTCCCGGGGAGACGATGGTGGTTTCCATCGTGAAATCCGGCAAGGAGCAGGGCCAAGGAGTGGCCTACCTGGATGATGGCACCATGATTGTGGTGGAAAATGGCCAGCGCCATATAGGTGAGACTTTGGAAGTGGAGGTCACTTCCGCCCTTCAGACGGCGGCAGGTCGCATGATTTTTGCCAAACCTAAACATTGA
- the ispD gene encoding 2-C-methyl-D-erythritol 4-phosphate cytidylyltransferase, with protein sequence MVSVIFPAAGQGSRMKAGKNKVLLELGGKPILLRTLESFSRLDEVRELIVVTGRQEMEEVRAILEGARGLKPWQLVEGSTERQYSIRNGLNCVSEEAGLVLVHDAARPLITAEVIRRVIEGAKEFGGAIAAVPEKNTVKIVDDNGLVVSTPPRKSLWAVQTPQGFRKDILLEANDRAEAEGFLGTDDASLVERLGRPVKVVEGDYRNIKLTTPEDMVTAEAFLQQMKEEE encoded by the coding sequence ATGGTAAGTGTGATTTTTCCCGCTGCGGGACAGGGCTCCCGTATGAAGGCGGGCAAGAACAAGGTGTTGCTGGAACTTGGCGGCAAGCCCATTCTCCTGCGCACGCTGGAGAGTTTTTCCCGCCTGGACGAGGTGAGGGAGCTGATTGTGGTTACTGGCCGTCAGGAGATGGAGGAAGTGAGGGCCATCCTGGAAGGGGCCAGGGGCTTGAAGCCCTGGCAGCTGGTGGAAGGCAGCACAGAGCGGCAGTATTCCATCAGGAACGGCCTGAACTGCGTGTCTGAGGAGGCAGGTCTGGTGCTGGTGCATGATGCGGCCCGCCCTCTGATTACCGCTGAGGTCATCAGACGTGTTATAGAGGGTGCGAAGGAGTTCGGCGGGGCCATTGCTGCCGTGCCGGAGAAGAACACGGTGAAAATCGTAGATGATAACGGGCTGGTGGTCAGCACCCCGCCCCGCAAGTCCCTCTGGGCTGTGCAGACCCCCCAGGGATTCAGGAAGGACATACTGCTGGAGGCTAACGACAGAGCTGAAGCGGAGGGGTTCCTGGGCACAGATGATGCCAGTCTGGTGGAAAGGCTGGGCAGGCCTGTCAAGGTGGTGGAGGGGGACTACCGCAATATCAAGCTCACTACCCCTGAGGATATGGTGACGGCAGAAGCATTTCTGCAGCAGATGAAGGAGGAAGAATAG
- the ispF gene encoding 2-C-methyl-D-erythritol 2,4-cyclodiphosphate synthase has translation MTRFGMGYDVHKLVEGRKLILGGVEVPHTLGLLGHSDADVLLHAISDALLGAAALGDIGRHFPDTDPKYKGADSMKLLAHVVELIKEKGYKVGNVDATIVAQRPKLKDYIQTMNDNIARVLEVEPDQVNVKATTEEKLGFTGTEQGISAYAVAGLEKA, from the coding sequence ATGACGCGTTTTGGCATGGGCTATGATGTGCATAAGCTGGTTGAAGGCAGGAAGCTGATCCTGGGCGGCGTGGAAGTGCCCCATACCCTGGGGCTCCTGGGCCACTCCGATGCAGATGTGCTCCTTCACGCTATCAGCGATGCTCTCTTAGGGGCGGCGGCTTTAGGAGACATTGGCCGCCATTTCCCGGATACCGACCCCAAGTATAAAGGGGCAGACAGCATGAAACTGCTGGCTCACGTGGTGGAGCTGATAAAGGAAAAGGGCTACAAGGTGGGCAATGTAGATGCCACCATTGTAGCCCAGAGACCAAAGCTCAAGGATTATATTCAGACTATGAACGATAATATTGCCCGCGTGCTGGAAGTGGAGCCTGACCAGGTGAATGTCAAGGCCACTACTGAGGAAAAGCTTGGCTTCACCGGCACGGAACAGGGGATTTCTGCTTACGCTGTGGCAGGATTGGAGAAAGCCTGA
- a CDS encoding monomeric [FeFe] hydrogenase, which yields METTQVANFRRNVLRQIARYVWDGTLEEKVYDILNIVKEDTPRVRCCVHKERAVLKNRIQMALWQETGIHIVEAAKRALSGNFEKNLPVMDVLPDACDACPIDKYYVTDLCRHCIQHKCMEHCPKHAISIQNGRADIDRDICIECGRCAKSCPYGAIIEITRPCIKSCALDAMSSGPDKRTFIHYDKCVSCGNCREGCPFGALDERSMIAQILLAIKAGKKVTAMLAPSFVGQFGAKVQPGQIIAGIKKIGFAEVVEVAVGADITTIREAEEFKEKVPGKIDFMTSSCCPAFVEQVKKHFPEFKENISETASPMVACGHWVKDKDPEALTCFIGPCIAKKSEALHHPECMDFAMTYEELACIFDGLDIDLDNLQAEPYQTTATAGGIGFPLNRGVQSSMKALLTKQDGKADTIMEYADGLRNCQDKLTLVKQGTLPIEYFEGMACVNGCVDGPGTLAQQGLTRVMVTKFAQTAEKKISDENEEAAQAASKTGQS from the coding sequence ATGGAAACCACACAGGTAGCCAATTTCCGGCGCAATGTCCTGCGCCAGATTGCCAGATATGTCTGGGACGGGACGCTGGAAGAAAAGGTCTACGATATCCTGAACATCGTGAAAGAGGACACCCCCCGGGTGCGCTGCTGCGTGCATAAGGAGCGGGCAGTGCTCAAGAACCGCATCCAGATGGCACTGTGGCAGGAGACTGGCATCCACATCGTAGAGGCTGCCAAGCGGGCACTTTCTGGGAATTTCGAGAAAAACCTGCCTGTCATGGATGTGCTGCCCGATGCCTGCGACGCCTGCCCCATCGACAAGTATTATGTGACTGACCTCTGCCGCCACTGCATCCAGCACAAGTGCATGGAGCATTGCCCCAAGCACGCCATCAGCATCCAGAATGGCCGGGCAGACATCGACAGGGATATCTGCATCGAGTGCGGACGCTGTGCCAAGTCCTGCCCCTACGGCGCCATCATCGAGATTACCCGCCCCTGCATCAAATCCTGCGCCCTGGATGCCATGAGCTCGGGACCGGACAAGCGCACCTTCATCCACTATGACAAATGCGTCAGCTGCGGCAACTGCCGTGAGGGCTGTCCCTTCGGCGCTTTGGACGAGCGCAGCATGATTGCCCAGATTCTCCTTGCCATCAAGGCAGGTAAAAAGGTAACAGCCATGCTGGCGCCTTCCTTTGTGGGACAGTTCGGAGCCAAAGTACAGCCGGGGCAGATCATTGCAGGCATAAAAAAAATCGGCTTTGCCGAAGTGGTGGAAGTCGCCGTTGGCGCGGATATCACCACCATTCGCGAAGCCGAAGAGTTCAAAGAAAAAGTACCGGGGAAGATTGATTTCATGACCAGCTCCTGCTGCCCTGCTTTTGTGGAGCAGGTGAAGAAGCACTTCCCGGAATTCAAGGAAAACATTTCCGAAACCGCCTCTCCCATGGTCGCCTGCGGACACTGGGTAAAGGATAAAGATCCTGAAGCCCTGACCTGCTTCATCGGTCCCTGCATTGCCAAGAAATCTGAAGCTCTCCATCACCCCGAGTGCATGGATTTCGCCATGACCTACGAGGAACTGGCCTGCATCTTCGACGGGCTGGATATCGACCTGGACAATTTGCAGGCAGAGCCTTACCAGACCACGGCCACAGCCGGCGGCATCGGCTTCCCCCTCAACCGGGGCGTACAGTCCTCCATGAAAGCCCTGCTGACCAAGCAGGATGGCAAAGCAGACACCATCATGGAGTACGCTGACGGCCTCAGGAACTGCCAGGACAAGCTGACCCTGGTGAAGCAGGGGACGCTGCCCATAGAGTACTTCGAGGGCATGGCCTGTGTAAACGGCTGTGTGGACGGTCCCGGTACTCTGGCCCAGCAAGGCCTGACCCGTGTCATGGTAACCAAATTCGCCCAGACGGCAGAAAAGAAAATCAGCGACGAAAACGAGGAAGCCGCACAGGCTGCCTCAAAAACAGGCCAGTCCTGA
- a CDS encoding vWA domain-containing protein, with protein MKKGLTEIVFILDRSGSMSGLEADTIGGFNSLIRKQRKEQGEAIVSTVLFDDKCEVLHDRVPMDKVQEMTEETYFVRGCTALLDAVGGAIHHIGNIHKYARDEDRPEKTIFIITTDGMENASHQYTFNKVKAMVERQKERFGWEFLFLGANIDAIEAAGHIGIHADRAVTYQNDEAGTALNYEVMEEAIHHVRCCSEPLGASWKRRIDEDAKRRSRKN; from the coding sequence ATGAAGAAGGGGTTAACTGAAATCGTGTTCATTCTGGACAGGAGTGGCTCTATGAGCGGCCTGGAGGCAGATACCATTGGCGGCTTCAACTCGCTCATCAGGAAGCAGCGGAAGGAACAAGGGGAGGCCATTGTTTCCACTGTGCTGTTTGATGACAAGTGCGAAGTGCTCCATGACCGGGTGCCGATGGACAAGGTGCAGGAGATGACAGAGGAGACCTACTTCGTCCGTGGTTGCACGGCACTTCTGGATGCTGTGGGTGGTGCTATTCACCACATTGGCAACATCCACAAGTATGCCCGTGATGAGGACAGGCCGGAGAAGACAATCTTCATCATCACCACGGATGGCATGGAAAATGCCAGCCACCAGTATACCTTCAATAAGGTCAAGGCTATGGTGGAGAGGCAAAAGGAAAGGTTCGGCTGGGAGTTCCTGTTCCTGGGGGCAAATATAGATGCCATTGAAGCTGCCGGGCATATTGGCATTCACGCTGACCGGGCTGTGACCTATCAGAATGATGAAGCAGGAACAGCACTGAACTACGAGGTCATGGAAGAGGCAATACATCATGTGAGGTGTTGCTCTGAGCCATTGGGAGCCAGTTGGAAGCGCAGGATTGATGAGGATGCAAAGCGGCGCAGCAGAAAAAATTGA
- a CDS encoding peptide deformylase: MVKEIMRDVLFLGQKAEAATKEDISIAEDLLDTLRFHREHCVGMAANMIGERKAIIAIAEGNRFTAMLNPEAVKKSPKTYKATEGCLSIPGEREVERHDWIEVKYRDMAWRKEKRKFTGFEAEIVQHELEHLEGKLI; encoded by the coding sequence ATGGTAAAAGAGATAATGAGAGATGTGCTGTTCTTGGGGCAGAAGGCCGAGGCGGCCACTAAAGAAGATATATCTATAGCTGAGGACTTGCTGGACACTCTCCGTTTCCATAGAGAACACTGTGTCGGCATGGCCGCTAACATGATTGGGGAGCGAAAAGCCATCATTGCCATAGCCGAGGGAAACAGGTTCACAGCTATGCTGAATCCGGAGGCAGTGAAGAAATCTCCCAAGACTTATAAGGCCACGGAAGGCTGCCTTTCCATCCCCGGGGAGCGTGAAGTGGAGCGTCACGACTGGATTGAGGTCAAATACAGGGATATGGCTTGGCGCAAGGAAAAGCGGAAGTTCACAGGCTTTGAGGCAGAAATCGTGCAGCACGAGCTTGAGCATCTGGAAGGGAAGCTCATCTGA